The proteins below are encoded in one region of Methanoculleus thermophilus:
- the codB gene encoding cytosine permease produces the protein MTDRSNAEDYPLSAVPDEDRSGFWPITLVLLGFTFFSATMWGGAEIGVAFRFWPDLALIILSGSAILSLYVAGLGYIGYKSGLSTVLSARFAFGDAGSRWSDALLGLTQIGWYAWGAATIAIVLVRLLNLGAGWEIPLIIIFGLGFCLTAYVGCRGLAALSKVAVPAMLLLVAISGAVAVRDGGGLDGLLMAGSAGTLTVAEALTIVVGTFVAGGTQVANWTRFVGSTRAAVGSTLLAFFFGNGLMIAAGAVCAAVYGLSDIVEVLAVQGLLSAGVLMLFLNIWTTQDNTIYNFSVAGCHFFRTERRRLVTFAGAVAGTVLALLGMYDMLIPYMVMMGVFIPPLGGVIMADFFIHHKGHYPALEEAALPRFNLQGLAAYAAGSLAALVVPGIPPANGIVAAFLLYAFLDLLHMNRSNLSRETLQIGQNSGGSFRAQR, from the coding sequence ATGACGGATCGCAGTAATGCAGAGGACTATCCGCTCTCCGCCGTTCCGGACGAGGACCGATCCGGGTTCTGGCCGATCACCCTGGTGCTGCTCGGGTTCACCTTCTTCTCCGCCACGATGTGGGGCGGCGCGGAGATCGGGGTCGCGTTCCGGTTCTGGCCTGATCTTGCCCTGATCATCCTTTCCGGGAGTGCGATTCTTTCACTCTACGTCGCCGGTCTCGGCTACATCGGCTACAAGAGCGGGCTATCCACCGTCCTCTCCGCCCGGTTCGCCTTCGGCGATGCAGGCAGCCGGTGGTCCGACGCCCTCCTCGGACTCACCCAGATCGGGTGGTATGCCTGGGGAGCCGCGACGATCGCGATCGTCCTTGTTCGCCTCCTGAATCTCGGCGCAGGATGGGAGATTCCCCTGATCATAATCTTTGGCCTCGGGTTCTGTCTGACGGCGTACGTCGGCTGCCGGGGGCTTGCAGCGCTCTCGAAGGTCGCGGTCCCGGCGATGCTCCTTCTTGTCGCGATAAGCGGCGCGGTTGCCGTAAGAGACGGCGGGGGTCTCGACGGTCTTCTCATGGCAGGGTCGGCGGGCACCCTCACGGTCGCCGAAGCCCTCACCATCGTCGTCGGCACCTTCGTCGCCGGCGGGACGCAGGTTGCCAACTGGACGCGATTTGTCGGCTCAACCCGGGCCGCCGTCGGCTCTACGCTCCTTGCCTTCTTCTTCGGGAACGGACTGATGATCGCCGCAGGGGCCGTCTGTGCCGCCGTTTACGGTCTCTCCGACATCGTCGAGGTTCTGGCCGTCCAGGGGCTTCTCTCCGCCGGCGTCCTGATGCTCTTTCTAAACATCTGGACAACCCAGGACAACACCATCTACAACTTCTCGGTGGCCGGGTGCCACTTCTTTCGGACCGAACGGCGAAGGCTGGTCACCTTCGCCGGCGCCGTTGCAGGGACCGTCCTTGCTTTGCTAGGGATGTATGATATGCTGATCCCCTATATGGTCATGATGGGGGTCTTCATCCCCCCGCTCGGCGGGGTGATCATGGCCGACTTCTTCATCCATCACAAGGGGCACTACCCCGCGCTCGAGGAGGCAGCCCTCCCCCGATTCAACCTGCAGGGGCTCGCCGCCTACGCCGCAGGCTCCCTTGCCGCTCTCGTGGTCCCGGGGATCCCCCCGGCAAACGGGATCGTCGCCGCGTTCCTTCTCTATGCGTTCCTTGACCTGCTTCACATGAACCGCTCGAACCTGTCACGGGAAACCCTGCAGATCGGGCAGAACTCAGGCGGCTCATTCCGGGCGCAGAGGTAG